From the genome of Sphingobacterium sp. UGAL515B_05:
AGGCGGCATGCAAGTACTCTTAACGGATTACGGTGCACGTATTGTCAGCATTTTGGTACCTGATAACAAGGGAAATTTAGTGGATGTTGCACTGGGTTTCGATTCCATTCAGGCGTATTTGGATTCTGATGAAAAATACCATGGCTGTACTGCCGGACGTTTTGCCAATCGCATTGCTGATGGCAAATTTGAGCTCAACGGAAAACAGTATACGCTTCCGCAAAACAATGGCAATAATTGTCTTCATGGCGGTATTTCGGGCTTTCACGATAAGGTTTGGGACAGAAGGGTAACTTACCAATCGCACGTCGAATTTTATTATGTTTCCCCAGATGGTGAAGAGGGCTTTCCAGGAAACTTAAAAGTTATGGTTTCTTATACCCTGACCAGAAATAACGAGATCATTATCAAATATCACGCGCAATCGGATGCAGATACACACATCAACTTGACCAATCATACATACTTCAATCTGGATGGGGAAGGCAGTGGCGACGTATTGCAGCAGATCCTTCAGATCAACTCAGATGAGGTCTTATTTGTTGACGACAACCAGATACCAAATGCAATAGTACCAGTTGAGGGCACCGCCTTCGACTTTCGCACCCCCAAACCAATTGTTCAAGATATTACTGCAAATAACGAACAATTGATCGCCGCCAAAGGCTATGACCATTGTTATGTCAACAACCAGCCTATTTCGCAGCCTTGTGCAACAGTTTATTCAAAAAACACGGGCATTCAGCTGGATGTTTTCACAACGGAACCGGGTGTACAACTCTATACAGCAAACTGGATGACGGGAAATGATTTTGGCAAAAGAGGTTATAAGTATCTGCCTTACGCCGGATTCTGCCTGGAAACACAACATTTTCCGGATACGCCCAATCAGACGGAATTTCCTTCAACCCTGTTAAAAGCGGGCGAATCGTTCGACTCCGAGACACACTTTAAGTTCTCTATAAAAAAATAAGAAAAGAAAACGGCCGATAAGCACATGCTTACCGGCCGTTTTATGTTGATGTGCTGTTTCCTTTGTAGGGCCACAGCATATTTTTTATTTTAAAAGATCATCCAATGCTGATTCGACTTTTTCAAAACCAAAAGTTGCTTTGACCTCTTCGAACATACGTTGGATCTGATCATTGCATAGATTTCCAATACTTCCTTCGTGGGTATGGTTTACCTCTTTTGATGGCTTGAAACGGCCTTCATCGATATCAATACCGATAGTCCTGTAGGCCTCCCGGAAAGGAACCCCTTTCAGTACCTCATTGTTCACAACTTCCACAGAGAACAAATAATCATATTTTGGATCGTCCAGGATATTGTCTTTAACAGAAATATTTTCCAACATGAAAGCTGCCATTTCAAGACACTCATTGAGCGATTTAAAAGCCGGGAATAGATTTTCCTTTAACAATTGAAGATCTCTATGGTAACCAGATGGCAGGTTGGTCGTCATCAACGCAATTTCATTTGGCAGCGCTTGTATCTTATTACAGCGCGAACGGATCAACTCAAAGACATCGGGATTCTTTTTATGCGGCATGATGCTCGATCCCGTCGTTAAATGTGCCGGAAAGGAGATAAAGCCAAAGTTTTGATTAATATACAGACATACGTCCATTGCAAATTTGGCCAATGTCGCCGCGATGGAACTCATGCCCTGTGCTAAGATACGTTCGGTTTTACCTCTCCCCATCTGTGCATAAACCACATTGTAATTTAGGTCTTCAAATCCCAGCAACTGCGTCGTCATCGTTCTATTTAATGGAAAAGATGATCCATAGCCTGCAGCAGATCCTAAAGGATTCTTATTACAAACCTTCCAGGCTGCACGCATCATCTCCAGATCATCAACAAGGCTTTCTGCGTAAGCACCAAACCATAATCCAAACGATGAAGGCATCGCAATCTGCAAGTGCGTGTATCCAGGAATCAGAATATGCTTATATCGCTCACTAAGCTGGATCAATTCATTAAAAAGAGCTTCCGTATTCCGGATGATATGCTGAATCTCTGAGCGGAAGTATAATTTTAGATCGACCAAAACCTGGTCATTACGGGATCTGCCGGAATGAATTTTTTTACCGGCCTCTCCAATACGCTGTGTAAGCAGCATTTCGACCTGTGAATGCACGTCTTCTACCGAGTCCTCAATACGAAAGTCACCGGCTAAAATTTCCTTATAGATATTTTTCAGTTCTTTTTGTACAAGCACTAGATCCTCATCGGTCATCAGATTTATGCTATTCAACATGCGTGTATGGGCCAATGAACCCAAAACATCCGCAGCAGCAAGTTGCAGGTCCATTACGCGGTCATTGCCCACCGTAAACGATTCTACAAAAGAATCGACATCTATATTTTTTTGCCAGATTTTCATTCGTATAATTTCTTTTTGATCCTGTTATTATCAAAAGCCTTTGGCCGGTTTAGCGTTGATCGAAGCTCCTGATAATTCTATCACATACAATTTTTACAAAAATACCAATTGCAAATGGTTATATCAATGCAAAGATTGCAGACATTTTTGGGATACGATTTGGGTGAGAACTGAAAAGGGCAGCAAAAAAAAGGAGCTGTTACAAAAAAAAATAAATGTTAAAAGTTTGTTAAATCGCGATAAACACATTTTATAAGTAATCACTCACTTTATTTTTAAAAGTTATTTTGTCAGTTTTTTAAGTATTCCTATGTTTGTAGTGTAAGGGAGATGAAAAAATAGAAGATGGTAGGGTTAGTAAATACTTACCGCTTTAAATACACCGAATTTTAGAACCAAATATGATAGACCCCAAAGTCTTAAAACTTGAAAGAAATTACCTAACCAATTGTGAATCGAAATTTAAAGGCACGTCAAACCAAGATGTGCCTTTTTTCTTGTGCAGCTTATTTTAGTTTTTTCAAAACTGTAATCCGTTCGCTACCAATCGATGGTTTATTGTATATATTTTGTCAAGTAAGCGACAAGAGCCCGAGCCAAGTTTCTCTTTTAATTGAAATTTTGGCTATTTTTGTTTAACATAATTGATCATATTCAACATAAAACGTATACGATGGGAACAGAAAGCAAGAGACAGCAACGTTTTGCTGGGGTCATTCAACAAGATTTAGCAGCATTATTTCAACGCGAAGGTAATTCATGGGCTCCCGGAGCATTTATTACGGTGACACGGGTTCGTGTTACGCCAGATTTGGCGATTGCACGTGTTTACGTGAGCTTTTTGAATACAAAAACGGCACAGGAGGATATTAAGGCCATTCGTTCCAAAACATCTGAAATACGCTACAAACTGGGTGCAAAAATTAAGAACCAGGTGAAGATCGTTCCTCAATTGGAGTTTTTCCTGGATGACACCAACGAATATGTGGAACACATGGATAAATTATTTGAAGAGATCAGTAAAGAACCGCGTCAGCCAGAATAATGCCATCTATCGTAGCATGTTAAACAACAATGGTATTTGAACTGAATACGAAAAGACTTGAGTTTGCGCACCCAAGTTATGCAGATGCAGATGGTTTACTCGCCGTAGGGGGAGATCTTTCGATAGATCGTTTGCTACTGGCCTATAGTAACGGAATTTTCCCGTGGTTCAGTGATGATAGCCCCATACTTTGGTATGCTCCAAATCCGAGATTTGTAATCTATCCGTCCAAGATCAGGATCAGCAAGAGCATGGCGACTGTTCTCCGGAAAAAAACATTTTCCTTATCGATAGACCGAAGTTTTAAAGAAGTCATTCGGCTTTGCGCGGCTATCGATAGAAAAGATCAGGCCGGAACATGGATAACAGAGGACATGATAGACGCATACAGTAAACTCGCCGCACGGGGTTATGCACATTCGGTGGAAGTATGGCACGACGGCTTTCTGGTTGGTGGGCTTTATGGCGTGTTAATCAATGGCGTCTTTTGTGGCGAAAGCATGTTTTCAAAAGTCGCCAACGCTTCGAAAGCGGCCCTGATTTATCTCGCGCAAGAAATTGAACTTCGGTTAATTGATTGCCAATTTCACACGGATCATTTGGAAAGCATGGGCGGAGAATACCTCTCCTTGACAGATTATTTAGCAATACTAACAATAGACCAAAGACATGAGTAGTCCATATCGCAAACATTTTGACATCGCTTCGGAGGTAACTTACCTAACGACACCGGGATCCGGCTTACTTTCACGTGAAACAAAGGCATGGCGTGCCAAAAGGGACCAAGATTTCTTTGACTCGAATACCACCTTAAGCGAACAGCAAGGCGCAACTTTAGATGACTGTCGGTATACACTCGGTAAATTTTTCAATTGCCCTTCCCAAAATGTCTTCTTATCAAGTTGTTTTTCCTTTGCCTTCAATGCGCTATTGGCAGGTTTACCAAAAGAAGCTAAGGTTTTATTACTGAATAATGATTATCCTTCCGTTAATTTCCCGACGATTTTAAGTGGTTTTGAGCACCAATTTGTTACAATGGACGAACAACTGGAAGCGAATTTATTGGACACGATAGCAACGTTTAAACCAGATGTCCTTATCCTCTCCATTGTTCAATATATTTCGGGGTTAAAAATAGATCTTTCCTTCATACAGGAATTAAAGCATCAGCATCCCGAGTTGTTGATTGTAGGCGACGGCACCCAATATTTAGGGACGGATCTTTTTGATTTCGCACTTTCAGGTTTTGACGCTGTATTATCAAGTGGATACAAATGGCTTATGGCTGGTTTTGGAAACGGTTTTATTCTCTTAAGTGAAAGACTCAAAGCAATGCTTTATGCGGATATTCAAAAAAATTACAGC
Proteins encoded in this window:
- a CDS encoding aldose epimerase family protein, whose translation is MTKYQTLIPKHFEGTIEGKNTHLLLLKNEGGMQVLLTDYGARIVSILVPDNKGNLVDVALGFDSIQAYLDSDEKYHGCTAGRFANRIADGKFELNGKQYTLPQNNGNNCLHGGISGFHDKVWDRRVTYQSHVEFYYVSPDGEEGFPGNLKVMVSYTLTRNNEIIIKYHAQSDADTHINLTNHTYFNLDGEGSGDVLQQILQINSDEVLFVDDNQIPNAIVPVEGTAFDFRTPKPIVQDITANNEQLIAAKGYDHCYVNNQPISQPCATVYSKNTGIQLDVFTTEPGVQLYTANWMTGNDFGKRGYKYLPYAGFCLETQHFPDTPNQTEFPSTLLKAGESFDSETHFKFSIKK
- the argH gene encoding argininosuccinate lyase — its product is MKIWQKNIDVDSFVESFTVGNDRVMDLQLAAADVLGSLAHTRMLNSINLMTDEDLVLVQKELKNIYKEILAGDFRIEDSVEDVHSQVEMLLTQRIGEAGKKIHSGRSRNDQVLVDLKLYFRSEIQHIIRNTEALFNELIQLSERYKHILIPGYTHLQIAMPSSFGLWFGAYAESLVDDLEMMRAAWKVCNKNPLGSAAGYGSSFPLNRTMTTQLLGFEDLNYNVVYAQMGRGKTERILAQGMSSIAATLAKFAMDVCLYINQNFGFISFPAHLTTGSSIMPHKKNPDVFELIRSRCNKIQALPNEIALMTTNLPSGYHRDLQLLKENLFPAFKSLNECLEMAAFMLENISVKDNILDDPKYDYLFSVEVVNNEVLKGVPFREAYRTIGIDIDEGRFKPSKEVNHTHEGSIGNLCNDQIQRMFEEVKATFGFEKVESALDDLLK
- the rbfA gene encoding 30S ribosome-binding factor RbfA; protein product: MGTESKRQQRFAGVIQQDLAALFQREGNSWAPGAFITVTRVRVTPDLAIARVYVSFLNTKTAQEDIKAIRSKTSEIRYKLGAKIKNQVKIVPQLEFFLDDTNEYVEHMDKLFEEISKEPRQPE
- the aat gene encoding leucyl/phenylalanyl-tRNA--protein transferase; its protein translation is MVFELNTKRLEFAHPSYADADGLLAVGGDLSIDRLLLAYSNGIFPWFSDDSPILWYAPNPRFVIYPSKIRISKSMATVLRKKTFSLSIDRSFKEVIRLCAAIDRKDQAGTWITEDMIDAYSKLAARGYAHSVEVWHDGFLVGGLYGVLINGVFCGESMFSKVANASKAALIYLAQEIELRLIDCQFHTDHLESMGGEYLSLTDYLAILTIDQRHE
- a CDS encoding aminotransferase class V-fold PLP-dependent enzyme; its protein translation is MSSPYRKHFDIASEVTYLTTPGSGLLSRETKAWRAKRDQDFFDSNTTLSEQQGATLDDCRYTLGKFFNCPSQNVFLSSCFSFAFNALLAGLPKEAKVLLLNNDYPSVNFPTILSGFEHQFVTMDEQLEANLLDTIATFKPDVLILSIVQYISGLKIDLSFIQELKHQHPELLIVGDGTQYLGTDLFDFALSGFDAVLSSGYKWLMAGFGNGFILLSERLKAMLYADIQKNYSFLNNQWMNKSVVQLCFEPGHLDTLSHGTLQQSLLQLEEWGFAETVAFTQKLIEDARAELAERKLLLDSIINRRPQSNIFNIQINPDYYQTLLDEGIKCFPRGSGIRVGFHLYNDHSDLEKLLYIIDTKVK